From Clavelina lepadiformis chromosome 9, kaClaLepa1.1, whole genome shotgun sequence, the proteins below share one genomic window:
- the LOC143470323 gene encoding neuropilin-2-like encodes MNTSSCVVFVVLFVLKTTDCASSRSTSSSQDESGLSHEAGQVHSTTGGSNLLNQTEPSLTEPSLTEPRLTRPDFAPESNTVCGVTEHNSRFGFITSPNYPRSYDNNQTCLWSIQAPAGHVCYVIFNAFDLEPGPDHSRLSCPFDFLHIFEEFQIEPDNPELVYRHSWGTYCGRNRPPRRSSARPGSTLYFYFRSDVSRRGKGFVLNYQMMVMLCLCEGRCQYLMGQYL; translated from the exons ATGAATACGTCATCTTGTGTTGTGTTTGTCGTGCTGTTTGTTCTCAAAACTACGGATTGTGCGAGTTCAAGGTCAACCAGTTCTAGTCAAGATGAAAGCGGGCTGTCTCATGAAGCAGGTCAGGTTCATTCTACGACTGGCGGGAGCAACTTGCTTAACCAGACCGAACCCAGCCTGACCGAACCCAGCCTGACCGAACCCAGACTGACCAGGCCCG ATTTTGCGCCAGAATCGAACACGGTTTGTGGCGTCACAGAGCATAATTCCCGATTTGGGTTCATCACCAGCCCCAACTACCCCCGTAGCTATGACAACAACCAGACCTGTCTTTGGAGCATCCAGGCACCTGCCGGCCACGTCTGTTACGTCATCTTCAACGCGTTTGATCTTGAACCTGGACCTGACCACAGCAGG TTGTCGTGCCCGTTCGATTTCCTCCACATCTTCGAAGAATTCCAGATTGAGCCGGACAACCCAGAGTTGGTCTATCGTCATAGTTGGGGCACTTACTGCGGGAGGAACCGCCCCCCTCGAAGGAGCAGCGCGAGACCGGGGTCGACCCTGTACTTCTACTTCCGCTCTGACGTGTCCAGGAGGGGGAAGGGCTTCGTCCTAAACTACCAGATGATGGTAATGTTATGTCTATGTGAGGGACGATGCCAATATTTGATGGGACAATATTTGTAG